Proteins found in one Amycolatopsis aidingensis genomic segment:
- a CDS encoding ABC-2 transporter permease translates to MGRLIKAEFRKTLTLNAWWVLIIPLVLVAFWMSYGWGSATNDFVDYIGSGTAAEIAAAIGLDPGEFPVGLLAIAHGVNIAQLIPAIFGVFALAGEYRNKTITTTFLTAPNRVSALSAKMITYIVWGAMYGVLSFGVAALATLVTVDGDRMPSGGQWLAALGGTILAYILVTLFGIGVGAVLNKVTLAVILLLGYMLVLENVLVLMLWTTTDVLGGILPNGTANGIVGGIAADAFKLDSLNLPDNVDNVDKLGLQLAAGAPGVFSWWASALIFFAWTMLFFAGAWAANQRKDIT, encoded by the coding sequence ATGGGCCGGTTGATCAAAGCCGAGTTCCGCAAGACGCTCACGCTGAACGCCTGGTGGGTGCTGATCATCCCGCTGGTGCTCGTGGCGTTCTGGATGTCCTATGGCTGGGGCTCGGCGACCAACGACTTCGTCGACTACATCGGCAGCGGCACGGCGGCCGAGATCGCGGCGGCCATCGGACTGGATCCCGGCGAGTTCCCGGTGGGGCTGCTGGCGATCGCGCACGGGGTGAACATCGCCCAGCTGATCCCGGCCATCTTCGGGGTGTTCGCGCTGGCCGGCGAGTACCGGAACAAGACCATCACCACCACGTTCCTGACCGCGCCGAACCGGGTGTCAGCGCTCAGCGCGAAGATGATCACCTACATCGTCTGGGGCGCGATGTACGGCGTGCTCAGCTTCGGGGTCGCCGCGCTGGCCACCCTGGTGACGGTGGACGGGGACCGGATGCCAAGCGGCGGGCAGTGGCTGGCCGCGCTCGGCGGCACGATCCTCGCCTACATCCTGGTGACCCTGTTCGGGATCGGGGTCGGCGCGGTGCTGAACAAGGTCACCCTGGCGGTGATCCTGCTGCTCGGCTACATGCTGGTGCTGGAGAACGTGCTGGTGCTGATGCTGTGGACCACCACCGACGTGCTCGGCGGGATCCTGCCGAACGGCACGGCGAACGGCATCGTCGGCGGGATCGCGGCGGACGCCTTCAAGCTGGACTCGCTGAACCTGCCGGACAACGTCGACAACGTGGACAAGCTGGGATTGCAGCTCGCGGCCGGTGCTCCGGGCGTGTTCTCCTGGTGGGCCTCGGCGCTGATCTTCTTCGCCTGGACGATGCTCTTCTTCGCCGGAGCCTGGGCCGCCAACCAGCGCAAGGACATCACCTGA
- a CDS encoding ABC transporter ATP-binding protein — protein MTEASTVPPRTREQPPSRSRPPAAETRQPGWIRRLAAACWRHPVLVVLALGAAILGTGLQAGAPLLVKTAVDDAVAGRTANLGWLALALVGLQLVTFGGAFARRYLGGRLALDVQHDLRRAVFGAVSRLDGGKQDSLRTGQVASRAITDLQLVTGILMQVPLSAGSVVFVLVALVAMLALSPALTLIALVVAPAVAIVVAVSRRRLFPATWSAQQRAADLAQHVEETVTGVRVVKGFGQERREVGHLARAARLLFGERMRSARLSAVPTATTSALPGAGQVAVLGFGGLLVMQGQISLGTFLAFATYITALIGPARMLSSLIVQAQLTRAGAERVYELIDAQPEVRDRPGALPLPDGPLEIEFADVRFGYTRSDPVLDGLSLHARPGETLALVGTAGSGKSTVSLLLPRFYDPHSGSVRLGRPGAGTDLRELRLAELRAAIGVVFEEAFLFSSSVRDNIAYGRPDASEEEIIAAARAAEAHEFITELPDGYDTLVGERGLTLSGGQRQRLGLARALITDPRVLILDDATSAVDTVTEAAIHDTLRAVTRTRTTVLIAHRRSTLALADRVAVLDAGRVVDVGTAAELEARCPLFRDLVSGPGDSLDEVRRRAPEAPDESGITPALWPGTGDGAEEADEGGEPAGIAGNRQPLATGLPGRGGPRASGEVPPTPELIEGVRKLPPARDAPELGPVDPAAPDPGFRLGRLLRPVRGLLALVVLLVGLDALATIALPALYQRGVDDGVSTGAASVVLLLAGLGALVIAIDWVVIAARTRSTARAGESVLYLLRVRSYAHLQRLGLDYYERELSGKIMTRMTTDVDALSTFLQTGLADAVVSVLTLTGIAAALLITDATLALYALAVLPVLVVATVIFRRLASAAYTEARERVSLVNADMQENVTGLRVAQAYRREERSAQAFASRSDAYRRSRLRAQRYVATYFPFVAMLSGVAEAVVLVAGAHRVAAGTLTPGVLLAFLLYLGMFFSPIQQLSSVFDGYQQAKVGLRRIGDLLRTPTSVPQAADPVGVPARLRGEVALDRVDFHYPGTETPALAEVSMDVPAGSTVALVGATGAGKSTVVKLVARFYDVTGGAVRVDGVDVRDYDLAGLRGRLGVVGQEPHLFSGTVAENIRYGRPSATDAEVEAAARAVGAVDGIAALPAGFRQEVGERGRSLSTGQRQLVALARAELVDPDILLLDEATAALDPATETAVLRATERLTTRRTTFVVAHRLATAARADRIVVLDHGRIIEQGTHRELLAADGHYARLWRLGDGGME, from the coding sequence GTGACCGAGGCCAGTACCGTCCCACCCCGCACCCGCGAGCAGCCGCCATCCCGGTCGCGGCCACCGGCGGCGGAAACCCGGCAGCCGGGGTGGATCCGGCGGCTGGCCGCGGCCTGCTGGCGGCATCCGGTGCTGGTCGTGCTGGCGCTGGGTGCCGCCATCCTGGGCACCGGCCTGCAGGCGGGGGCCCCGCTGCTGGTCAAGACGGCGGTGGACGACGCCGTCGCCGGGCGGACGGCGAACCTCGGCTGGTTGGCGCTCGCGCTGGTCGGGCTGCAGCTGGTGACCTTCGGCGGCGCCTTCGCCCGGCGCTACCTCGGCGGCAGGCTGGCCCTTGACGTGCAGCACGACCTGCGCCGCGCGGTGTTCGGCGCGGTGTCCCGGCTGGACGGCGGGAAGCAGGACTCGCTGCGTACCGGGCAGGTCGCCTCCCGGGCGATCACCGACCTGCAACTGGTGACCGGCATCCTCATGCAGGTGCCGCTCTCCGCGGGCTCGGTGGTCTTCGTGCTGGTCGCGCTGGTGGCGATGCTGGCGCTGTCCCCGGCGCTCACCCTGATCGCGCTGGTCGTCGCGCCCGCGGTGGCCATCGTGGTGGCGGTGAGCAGGCGCAGGCTGTTCCCGGCCACCTGGTCGGCGCAGCAACGTGCCGCGGACCTGGCGCAGCACGTCGAGGAGACGGTCACCGGGGTCCGGGTGGTCAAGGGCTTCGGCCAGGAACGGCGTGAGGTCGGTCACCTCGCCAGGGCGGCGCGCCTGCTGTTCGGCGAGCGGATGCGCTCCGCGCGGCTGTCCGCGGTGCCCACGGCGACCACCTCCGCGCTGCCGGGCGCAGGCCAGGTCGCCGTGCTGGGCTTCGGCGGGCTGCTGGTGATGCAGGGGCAGATCAGCCTCGGCACCTTCCTGGCGTTCGCGACCTACATCACCGCGCTGATCGGCCCGGCGCGGATGCTGTCCAGCCTGATCGTGCAGGCCCAGCTCACCAGGGCCGGCGCGGAGCGGGTGTACGAGCTGATCGACGCGCAGCCGGAGGTCAGGGACCGGCCGGGCGCGCTGCCGTTGCCGGACGGGCCGCTGGAGATCGAGTTCGCCGACGTCCGGTTCGGCTACACCCGCTCCGACCCGGTGCTGGACGGGCTGTCCCTGCATGCCCGCCCCGGCGAGACGCTGGCGCTGGTCGGCACCGCGGGTTCCGGCAAGTCCACGGTGTCCCTGCTGCTACCCCGGTTCTACGACCCGCACTCCGGTTCGGTCCGGCTCGGCCGGCCCGGCGCCGGCACGGACCTGCGCGAGCTGCGGCTGGCCGAGCTGCGCGCCGCCATCGGGGTGGTGTTCGAGGAGGCGTTCCTGTTCTCCTCCTCGGTGCGGGACAACATCGCCTACGGCAGGCCGGACGCGAGCGAGGAGGAGATCATCGCCGCGGCGCGGGCCGCGGAGGCACACGAGTTCATCACCGAGCTCCCTGACGGTTACGACACCCTGGTCGGCGAGCGCGGGCTGACCCTGTCCGGCGGGCAGCGGCAACGGCTCGGGCTGGCCAGGGCGCTGATCACCGACCCGAGGGTGCTCATCCTCGACGACGCGACCTCGGCCGTGGACACGGTGACCGAGGCCGCCATCCACGACACCCTGCGCGCGGTGACCCGGACCAGGACGACCGTGCTGATCGCGCATCGCCGTTCCACCCTGGCGCTGGCGGACCGGGTCGCGGTGCTGGACGCGGGCCGGGTGGTGGACGTCGGCACGGCCGCCGAGCTGGAAGCCCGCTGCCCGCTGTTCCGGGATCTGGTCTCCGGGCCGGGGGACAGCCTGGACGAGGTGCGGCGAAGGGCGCCGGAAGCGCCGGACGAATCCGGCATCACCCCCGCGCTGTGGCCGGGCACCGGCGACGGTGCCGAGGAGGCCGACGAGGGCGGGGAGCCGGCCGGGATCGCGGGGAACCGGCAACCCCTGGCCACCGGCCTCCCTGGTCGGGGCGGGCCGCGTGCCTCCGGGGAGGTCCCGCCGACCCCTGAGCTGATCGAGGGGGTGCGCAAGCTGCCCCCGGCGCGGGACGCCCCGGAGCTGGGGCCGGTCGACCCGGCCGCCCCCGATCCGGGGTTCCGGCTTGGCAGGCTGCTGCGGCCGGTGCGCGGTCTGCTCGCGCTGGTGGTGCTGCTGGTCGGGCTGGACGCGCTGGCCACTATCGCGCTGCCCGCCCTGTACCAGCGCGGGGTCGACGACGGGGTGAGCACCGGCGCGGCCTCGGTGGTGCTGCTGCTGGCCGGGCTCGGCGCGCTGGTGATCGCGATCGACTGGGTGGTCATCGCCGCCCGCACCCGGTCCACCGCCAGGGCCGGGGAGTCCGTGCTGTATCTGCTGCGCGTGCGCAGCTATGCCCACCTGCAACGGCTCGGGCTGGACTACTACGAGCGCGAGCTGTCCGGCAAGATCATGACCCGGATGACCACCGATGTGGATGCGTTGTCCACCTTCCTGCAGACCGGGCTGGCCGACGCGGTGGTCAGCGTGCTGACCCTGACCGGGATCGCGGCCGCCCTGCTGATCACCGACGCGACCCTGGCGCTGTACGCGCTGGCGGTGCTGCCGGTGCTGGTGGTGGCGACGGTGATCTTCCGCAGGCTGGCCTCGGCGGCCTATACCGAGGCGCGGGAGCGGGTCAGCCTGGTGAACGCGGACATGCAGGAGAACGTCACCGGGCTGCGGGTGGCGCAGGCCTACCGCAGGGAGGAGCGTTCGGCGCAGGCCTTCGCCTCGCGCAGCGATGCCTACCGGCGCTCCCGGTTGCGGGCACAGCGCTATGTCGCGACCTATTTTCCGTTCGTGGCGATGCTGTCCGGGGTGGCCGAGGCGGTGGTGCTGGTCGCGGGCGCGCACCGGGTGGCCGCCGGCACGCTGACCCCGGGTGTGCTGCTGGCCTTCCTGCTGTACCTCGGCATGTTCTTCTCCCCCATCCAGCAGCTGTCCTCGGTGTTCGACGGCTACCAGCAGGCGAAGGTCGGGCTGCGCCGGATCGGGGACCTGCTGCGCACCCCGACCTCGGTACCGCAGGCGGCCGACCCGGTCGGCGTGCCTGCCCGGCTGCGCGGCGAGGTGGCCCTGGACCGGGTGGACTTCCACTACCCGGGGACCGAGACACCCGCGCTGGCGGAGGTGTCGATGGACGTGCCGGCGGGCTCGACCGTGGCGCTGGTCGGCGCCACCGGCGCTGGCAAGTCCACCGTGGTCAAGCTGGTCGCCAGGTTCTACGACGTGACCGGCGGCGCGGTCCGGGTGGACGGGGTGGACGTGCGGGACTACGACCTGGCCGGGCTGCGCGGCAGGCTGGGCGTGGTCGGGCAGGAACCGCACCTGTTCTCCGGCACGGTGGCCGAGAACATCCGGTACGGGCGCCCATCGGCCACCGACGCCGAGGTGGAGGCTGCGGCACGTGCGGTGGGCGCGGTGGACGGCATCGCGGCCCTGCCGGCCGGCTTCCGGCAGGAGGTCGGCGAGCGGGGCCGGTCGCTGTCCACTGGCCAGCGCCAGCTGGTGGCGCTGGCAAGGGCCGAGCTGGTGGACCCGGACATCCTGCTGCTGGACGAGGCGACCGCGGCACTGGACCCGGCGACGGAGACGGCGGTGCTGCGGGCCACCGAACGGCTCACCACGCGGCGCACCACCTTCGTGGTCGCGCACCGGCTCGCCACCGCGGCCCGTGCCGACCGGATCGTGGTGCTCGACCACGGCCGGATCATCGAGCAGGGAACCCACCGCGAGCTGCTGGCCGCCGACGGCCACTACGCCCGGCTGTGGCGGCTCGGCGACGGTGGTATGGAATAG
- a CDS encoding DUF433 domain-containing protein — MTEPNPAKDRFLAALHAIRANGDTPTSSLTGELTDALLAYGSETEDNVAAVGRIGVRDVPLFGDRRAVGPAIKDHGILVSDILNRAEESEIPDPVRESYPELDRSDWQAALRLATLVMTAIERGYLHEEEADEDD, encoded by the coding sequence ATGACCGAACCGAATCCGGCGAAGGACCGGTTTCTCGCCGCCCTGCACGCGATTCGCGCGAACGGCGACACTCCCACGTCCTCGTTGACCGGCGAGCTGACCGATGCCCTGCTGGCCTATGGCTCGGAAACCGAGGACAACGTGGCCGCGGTCGGCCGGATCGGCGTGCGAGATGTGCCGCTGTTCGGGGACCGGCGCGCGGTGGGACCGGCGATCAAGGACCACGGCATTCTGGTTTCCGACATCCTGAACCGGGCCGAGGAGTCGGAGATCCCGGACCCGGTACGGGAAAGCTATCCGGAACTCGATCGGTCCGACTGGCAGGCAGCGCTGCGGCTCGCAACGCTCGTCATGACGGCCATCGAGCGAGGCTACCTGCACGAGGAAGAAGCGGACGAGGACGACTGA
- a CDS encoding DUF6531 domain-containing protein, producing the protein MPEGNPLVAEAQSQTTAVTGIGIAESATDLANGVSDGSWVEAGLGAVGTGLEVLSLVVDPVGTLLQYGVSWLIEHVEPLKEALDWLAGDPPVIQSFSDTWANVAAEVKAIAGDLGNEANNGTAGWTGDGADAYRGAAAEQADAIAGAATLADGISAGVMIMGTVVAAVREIVRDLVAELVGKLITWALEAAGTLGFATPLIAVQATTAITKAINRISELIRKLVKTIGNVTPRIRKIVDKLGEIIEKLAKLGRKIGGGGSTTPSGVDAPKVDTPTVKSPDGGTTPSSATSPSGTTVADPPSAGSKPDGTAPSSSSPDGTGTTGPSGRSPDGRPRQDGDSVRTEVDKDPKGKSAQEDKRVCKDDPIDVVSGEMVMAQTDVALTGVLPLLVNRTHVSSYRVGRRFGRSWASTLDQRLEIEGDGLYFAAEDGALLAYPTPPDTAEPVYPREGARWPLSRAEGGGYRILDPEDGRILRFGAPRDEGNGVTVAPLVAVANRAGDEVEFRYDGAGTPTELRHTGGYRVLVDTDAGLVTGLRLHDGHGQDIVLARYRYDDARRLVEVLNSSEQAMRFSYDPAGRITRWEDRNGHWYSYTYDGEGRCVRTEGSGGYLAGTFEYDRAQRITTHTDSLGAVTTYHMNERNQIVREVDPLGGVIRREWAHHDQLLSYVDQLGNTTRFEYDEAGNVTAITYPDGARALAEYNELNLPTSVTEPDGACWRHEYDERGRRTATIDPLGGVSRFEYDERGHLAAVTDELGSTRRIDNDPAGLPVRVTDPFGAVTSFTRDAFGRPAMVTDPLGCVTRLGWTVEGRPAWRVTPDGATERWSHDAEGNQVTFTDAMGQTTRTVFTHLDLPVTQIGPDGSRTEFGYDTEMRLTSVTDPRGHTWHYGYDAAGRLVREVDFNGRNLSYAYDPAGALTARTNGAGQTVRLVRDARGNIVRRENDSGSATTFEYDPAGRMRRAANADAEVVMEYDALGRVTSESVNGRVVASGYDAVGRKVSRRTPAGAHSRWDYDAGSRPVALHSAGRVLTFGYDPAGREIERLLDTGTVLAQTWDRGGRLQAQTVSTVATAMTGPARQPRLIERRSYGYRADGMLATIEDRLAGARTFDLDSAGRVTAVRGPRWAEQYAYDAAGQLTSGSWPGGGDTQGMREYEGTLLRQAGNVRYSYDAQGRVVLRQRKRLSAKPDTWRYEWDAEDRLTSVTTPEGTRWRYRYDPLGRRIAKQRLAADGTVAEQVDFTWDGTTLVEQADSTGSTITWDWHPDGTEVVAQVERRSARNAPQEWIDERFYSIISDHLGAPAEMLDTGGNPVWRSQASLWGEHVGSGQAAGPMPLRFPGQYFDSESGLSYNYFRYYDASTGRYQSNDPLGLLGGPNPHGYVGNPLELVDPLGLMGKKKKGKCTHEIFERYGSQAEADSAREAGNKLTPKPEPHHRNPKWIGDQGTVDPRTLGQAKNYTHKLEIHAEQGTRAWLKEQGFELKPTNEPGRYAVSAEKLEEFNSKVKDIVITRIRK; encoded by the coding sequence ATGCCCGAGGGGAACCCGCTGGTCGCCGAGGCCCAGTCGCAGACGACCGCGGTGACCGGGATCGGCATCGCCGAATCGGCCACGGACCTCGCCAACGGGGTCTCGGACGGTTCCTGGGTGGAGGCCGGGCTCGGCGCGGTCGGCACCGGTCTCGAGGTGCTGTCACTGGTCGTCGACCCGGTCGGCACCCTGCTGCAGTACGGGGTTTCCTGGCTGATCGAGCACGTCGAGCCGTTGAAGGAAGCGCTGGACTGGCTGGCTGGCGACCCGCCGGTGATCCAGTCCTTCAGCGACACCTGGGCCAATGTGGCCGCCGAGGTGAAGGCCATCGCCGGGGACCTCGGCAACGAGGCGAATAACGGCACCGCGGGCTGGACGGGCGACGGGGCCGATGCCTATCGGGGCGCCGCGGCCGAGCAGGCCGACGCGATCGCCGGGGCCGCCACCCTCGCCGACGGCATCTCGGCCGGCGTGATGATCATGGGCACCGTGGTCGCCGCGGTCCGCGAGATCGTCCGCGACCTGGTGGCCGAGCTGGTCGGCAAGCTGATCACCTGGGCGCTGGAGGCCGCGGGCACCCTCGGCTTCGCCACCCCGCTGATCGCGGTGCAGGCGACCACGGCGATCACCAAGGCGATCAACCGGATCTCCGAGCTGATCCGCAAGCTGGTCAAGACCATCGGCAATGTGACCCCGCGGATCCGCAAGATAGTGGACAAGCTCGGTGAAATCATCGAGAAGCTGGCCAAGCTGGGCCGCAAGATCGGTGGCGGCGGCTCCACCACCCCGTCCGGGGTGGACGCACCCAAGGTGGACACCCCGACGGTGAAGTCCCCGGACGGCGGTACCACCCCTTCCAGCGCGACCTCGCCGAGCGGTACGACGGTGGCGGACCCGCCCTCGGCCGGCTCGAAACCGGACGGCACCGCACCGTCCTCGTCCTCGCCGGACGGGACGGGGACGACCGGCCCGTCCGGCAGGAGCCCGGACGGGCGTCCCCGGCAGGACGGCGACTCGGTCCGGACCGAGGTCGACAAGGACCCGAAGGGCAAGTCCGCGCAGGAGGACAAGCGCGTCTGTAAGGACGACCCGATCGATGTCGTCTCCGGCGAGATGGTCATGGCCCAGACCGACGTCGCGCTCACCGGCGTGTTGCCGCTTCTGGTGAACCGCACCCATGTGTCCTCCTACCGCGTGGGTCGCCGGTTCGGCCGGTCCTGGGCTTCGACGCTGGACCAGCGCCTGGAGATCGAAGGGGACGGGCTGTATTTCGCGGCCGAGGACGGCGCGCTGCTGGCCTATCCCACCCCGCCGGACACCGCGGAACCGGTCTACCCGCGCGAGGGTGCCCGCTGGCCGCTTTCCCGCGCCGAGGGAGGCGGATACCGGATCCTCGATCCCGAGGACGGCCGGATCCTCCGGTTCGGGGCTCCGCGGGACGAGGGCAACGGGGTGACCGTCGCGCCACTCGTCGCCGTCGCCAACCGCGCCGGGGACGAGGTCGAGTTCCGGTACGACGGCGCGGGGACGCCGACCGAGCTGCGGCACACTGGCGGTTACCGGGTCCTTGTCGACACCGATGCCGGGCTCGTCACCGGGCTCCGGCTGCATGACGGGCACGGGCAGGACATCGTGCTGGCGCGCTACCGCTACGACGACGCCCGGCGGCTGGTGGAGGTGCTGAACTCCTCGGAGCAGGCGATGCGGTTCAGCTACGACCCGGCAGGGCGGATCACCCGGTGGGAGGACCGTAACGGCCACTGGTACTCCTACACCTACGACGGCGAGGGCCGGTGCGTGCGTACCGAGGGCTCCGGCGGCTACCTCGCGGGGACCTTCGAGTACGACCGGGCGCAGCGGATCACCACCCACACCGACTCGCTCGGCGCGGTCACCACGTACCACATGAACGAACGCAACCAGATCGTCCGCGAGGTCGATCCGCTCGGCGGGGTCATCCGGCGCGAGTGGGCACACCACGACCAGTTGCTGAGCTACGTCGACCAGCTGGGAAACACCACTCGCTTCGAGTACGACGAGGCCGGCAACGTCACCGCGATCACCTATCCGGACGGGGCGCGGGCACTGGCGGAGTACAACGAGCTGAACCTGCCGACCTCGGTGACCGAGCCGGACGGGGCGTGCTGGCGGCACGAGTACGACGAGCGCGGGCGGCGGACGGCGACGATCGACCCGCTCGGCGGTGTCAGCCGCTTCGAGTACGACGAGCGCGGGCACCTCGCCGCGGTCACCGACGAACTGGGCAGCACCCGCAGGATCGACAACGACCCCGCGGGCCTGCCGGTCAGGGTCACCGACCCGTTCGGCGCGGTGACCTCGTTCACGAGGGACGCCTTCGGCAGGCCCGCCATGGTGACCGACCCGCTCGGCTGCGTGACCCGCCTCGGCTGGACCGTCGAGGGCAGACCGGCGTGGCGCGTCACCCCGGACGGTGCCACCGAGCGGTGGTCGCACGACGCGGAGGGCAACCAGGTCACGTTCACCGATGCGATGGGTCAGACCACCCGCACCGTCTTCACCCATCTCGACCTGCCCGTGACGCAGATCGGTCCCGACGGTTCGCGTACCGAGTTCGGTTACGACACCGAGATGCGGCTGACCAGCGTGACGGATCCACGGGGACACACCTGGCACTACGGTTACGACGCGGCCGGGCGCCTGGTGCGTGAGGTGGACTTCAACGGCCGGAACCTCAGCTACGCCTACGATCCGGCCGGTGCGCTGACCGCGCGGACCAACGGTGCGGGGCAGACCGTGCGGCTGGTGCGGGACGCGAGGGGAAACATCGTCCGCAGGGAGAACGACAGCGGCTCCGCCACGACGTTCGAGTACGACCCGGCCGGCCGGATGCGCCGGGCAGCCAACGCCGATGCCGAGGTCGTCATGGAGTACGACGCGCTGGGCAGGGTCACCAGCGAGTCGGTCAACGGGCGCGTGGTGGCCTCCGGCTACGACGCGGTCGGCCGCAAGGTGAGCAGGCGGACCCCGGCAGGGGCGCACAGCAGGTGGGACTACGACGCCGGTTCCCGTCCGGTGGCGCTGCATTCAGCCGGGCGCGTGCTGACCTTCGGATACGACCCGGCGGGGCGGGAGATCGAGCGGCTGCTGGACACCGGCACGGTGCTCGCGCAGACCTGGGACCGCGGTGGTCGCCTGCAGGCGCAGACGGTGTCCACGGTGGCGACGGCCATGACGGGTCCCGCCCGGCAGCCCCGGCTGATCGAGCGGCGCAGTTACGGCTACCGGGCCGACGGGATGCTGGCCACGATCGAGGACCGCCTCGCCGGAGCGCGGACGTTCGACCTGGACAGCGCGGGCAGGGTCACCGCCGTGCGCGGTCCGCGGTGGGCCGAGCAGTATGCCTATGACGCGGCGGGGCAGCTGACCAGCGGATCCTGGCCCGGCGGCGGCGACACCCAGGGCATGCGGGAGTACGAGGGCACGTTGCTGCGACAGGCGGGCAACGTCCGCTACAGCTACGACGCGCAGGGCAGGGTGGTGCTGCGGCAACGCAAGCGGCTCTCCGCGAAGCCGGACACCTGGCGTTACGAGTGGGATGCCGAGGACCGGTTGACCTCGGTGACGACGCCGGAAGGGACCCGGTGGCGGTACCGCTACGATCCCCTCGGCCGCCGGATCGCGAAGCAACGGCTGGCGGCCGACGGCACGGTGGCGGAACAGGTCGACTTCACCTGGGACGGCACCACATTGGTCGAGCAGGCCGACAGCACGGGCAGCACCATCACCTGGGACTGGCATCCGGACGGCACCGAGGTCGTCGCGCAGGTGGAACGCCGGTCGGCACGGAACGCGCCGCAGGAGTGGATCGACGAGCGGTTCTACTCGATCATCTCCGATCATCTCGGGGCACCGGCGGAAATGCTCGACACCGGGGGCAATCCGGTCTGGCGGTCGCAGGCCAGCCTGTGGGGCGAGCACGTCGGCTCCGGGCAGGCAGCGGGTCCGATGCCGTTACGGTTCCCCGGCCAGTACTTCGACAGCGAGTCCGGGCTCAGCTACAACTACTTCCGGTACTACGACGCCTCGACCGGCCGGTACCAGAGCAACGACCCGCTGGGGCTGCTCGGTGGACCCAACCCGCACGGTTATGTCGGCAACCCGCTCGAGCTTGTCGACCCGCTCGGGTTGATGGGCAAGAAGAAAAAGGGGAAGTGCACACACGAGATCTTCGAGCGTTACGGCAGCCAGGCGGAGGCCGATTCCGCGCGGGAAGCGGGGAACAAGCTCACTCCCAAGCCGGAGCCGCACCACCGGAACCCGAAGTGGATCGGGGATCAGGGTACGGTCGATCCACGTACCCTCGGGCAGGCCAAGAACTACACCCACAAGCTGGAGATCCATGCGGAGCAGGGAACGCGCGCCTGGCTGAAGGAGCAAGGTTTCGAGCTCAAGCCGACGAATGAGCCGGGGCGCTACGCGGTCAGTGCCGAAAAGCTCGAGGAGTTCAACAGCAAGGTGAAGGACATCGTCATCACGAGGATCAGGAAATGA
- a CDS encoding type VII secretion target, which translates to MGKGYEVLSDELDTHAGKVDGFAERMDTAVSAAQQVTMDNSAYGVICQPFALLLDPFEQMGVQALRKAAESISEMAGKVRDASATYTAHEEETAAVIGKTGGAG; encoded by the coding sequence ATGGGCAAGGGCTACGAGGTCCTGAGCGATGAGCTGGACACGCATGCGGGCAAGGTGGACGGCTTCGCCGAGCGGATGGACACGGCGGTGTCGGCAGCCCAGCAGGTGACCATGGACAACAGCGCCTACGGCGTGATCTGCCAGCCGTTCGCCCTGCTGCTCGACCCGTTCGAGCAGATGGGGGTGCAGGCGCTGCGCAAGGCTGCCGAGTCGATCAGCGAGATGGCGGGCAAGGTGCGGGACGCCTCGGCGACCTACACCGCGCATGAGGAGGAGACCGCCGCGGTGATCGGCAAGACCGGGGGTGCGGGATAA
- a CDS encoding YbaB/EbfC family nucleoid-associated protein translates to MADLSDIERMVDDWERNAADKAQRYERMQQQVEQISITESVASGAVSVTVGHNGLPTDVRMTEAVRNMSPDEIAANVLRAMQKAQSKYPERLREITAETVGADSTTQHILATAREQFPAEPEEDEPSGPEAPGRQLRVENEETEEAAQQPPGRPAPPPGRGSRGSGSGPADDDEDFGDQTFLRRD, encoded by the coding sequence GTGGCCGATCTTTCGGATATCGAACGAATGGTCGACGACTGGGAGCGCAACGCCGCCGACAAGGCGCAGCGCTACGAGCGGATGCAGCAGCAGGTCGAGCAGATCTCGATCACCGAGTCGGTCGCTTCCGGTGCGGTCAGTGTGACGGTCGGTCACAACGGCTTGCCAACGGATGTCCGGATGACCGAGGCCGTGCGGAACATGAGCCCGGACGAGATCGCCGCGAACGTGTTGCGGGCCATGCAGAAGGCGCAGTCGAAGTACCCGGAACGGCTGCGCGAGATCACCGCGGAGACGGTCGGTGCGGACAGCACCACCCAGCACATCCTGGCCACCGCGCGGGAGCAGTTCCCTGCCGAGCCGGAGGAGGACGAGCCGTCGGGGCCGGAGGCGCCCGGCAGGCAGCTGCGGGTGGAGAACGAGGAGACCGAGGAGGCCGCGCAACAGCCGCCGGGCAGGCCCGCGCCGCCGCCCGGTCGCGGCAGCCGCGGGTCCGGCAGCGGCCCCGCCGATGACGACGAGGACTTCGGCGACCAGACGTTCCTGCGCCGCGACTGA